A segment of the Chitinivibrionales bacterium genome:
ACCGGCGCGGAGACGGTCAGTGCTTTTCTCGCGCACCGTTCTATGCGGCGTGGTGCGGTCGTCCTCGTGGATGAGGCCGGGCAAATCGGCGGGAAACAAATGCTGCAACTGCTGGATTATATTCAAATCAACCAGGGGCGCATCATCCTGTCCGGTGATACACGCCAGCATGGAGCGGTCGAGGCATCGGACGCGCTACGGGCGATTGAACAGTATTCCGGTCTTGGTTACGCCAAACTGACGAACATCCGCCGTCAAAATCCAGCGGCGGCAAAGAATCAGGCCGAACGCCATTGGCTGGAACAATACCGGCTCGCCGTGGATGAGGCGCGGCGGGGCAAGCTCGGCTCATCGTTTGACCGGCTGGACAATCAAGGCGCCATCGTCGCCTGCACGCTGGCGGATCAACAATCGAAATTGACGGAACACTTCCTTGAACTTTTCAAAAATCGGCAATCTACGGTCATCGTCTCGCAAAGCTGGAATGAGATTCACAAGGTCAACGAATCTGTCCGGCTCGGCCTGAAATCACAGAAATTGATTGGCGTTGATGAAACAACCGTCACGGCATTGGAGCGGCAGGATTTGACGGACGCGCAAAAACGCGACAAGCGGTTTTACCAGCCCGACTCCGTTCTGGTGTTCAACCGCCCAACGGCCGGATTCAAATCCGGCAGCGCGGGGAAATTGCGCGGCATGACCGACAAGCATTTGCTGATTGAGGCCGACAATCGCATCCGGCCTGTGCCGTTCAAGGAATTGGACAAAATCACGATTTGCCAGCCGAAAGAACTTTCGCTGTCTGCCGGAGATCGGCTGCAACTCAAGGCCAATGACAAATCACAGGATGGCCGCAAGCTCGCTAATGGTGAATTGGTGACGGTGAAGAAAATCCACGCCGACGGGCGCATTGCCTTGGATGATGGGCGGGTGTTATCAAAAGATTACCGCCAGTTCGTGCGCGGTTACGCCGTCACCTCCTACGCCGCTCAAGGCAAGACCGTGGATTATGTCCTGTTCTCGGATTCAGCAGTCAAGGCGGCTACCAACGAGCAACAATGGTATGTGACGATTTCGCGCGGGCGCAAGGGCGTCAAAATTTTCACCGCCGACAAAATCCAGCTTCGGCAAAACATCGCGCATTCCGGTCATCGGACGCTCGCGATGGATATGAAGCCGAGCGCGTTTCAAAAGCTGGCAACGATGTGGGGACGGGATCTTGCCTTCGTTCTGAATGTTCAACAGTCCCGGCGCGTTTCGGCAAAGCGAGCGGCGGAAATGGAGCAGAACGAAAAATTGGAGCGTCAAGCAGAAGCCCTCCGGCAGGCGGAAGCGTTGCGGCAGGAAGAATCCGAGCGGCATTCCCAAGTTGAGCGCCAGCGTGAGGCAGCCAAGCAATCGCAGCAGGTGAATCAAACCGAATCCGTCAAACCAACCGAAACCGTTGAGCGGAAAACCCAGAAAACTCAAACCATGCGGGAGCGGATTGAAATGGCGCGGCGTCAGGCAAATCAAAACAAACGAAGTGGAGGCATGAGAATATGAGAGACAATTCCCCCTGTTACAAACTCGGTCGCAGTGTCGGCGGCGATCCTGTGCCGATGGACAATTTGCGGCTGGAAATCAGCGCGGACTGCTTTTATGTGTTGTCGTATCATCACGTCGAACTGGCCAAATTTGAATCAGCCCAAGGCGCTGACG
Coding sequences within it:
- a CDS encoding AAA family ATPase, whose protein sequence is TGAETVSAFLAHRSMRRGAVVLVDEAGQIGGKQMLQLLDYIQINQGRIILSGDTRQHGAVEASDALRAIEQYSGLGYAKLTNIRRQNPAAAKNQAERHWLEQYRLAVDEARRGKLGSSFDRLDNQGAIVACTLADQQSKLTEHFLELFKNRQSTVIVSQSWNEIHKVNESVRLGLKSQKLIGVDETTVTALERQDLTDAQKRDKRFYQPDSVLVFNRPTAGFKSGSAGKLRGMTDKHLLIEADNRIRPVPFKELDKITICQPKELSLSAGDRLQLKANDKSQDGRKLANGELVTVKKIHADGRIALDDGRVLSKDYRQFVRGYAVTSYAAQGKTVDYVLFSDSAVKAATNEQQWYVTISRGRKGVKIFTADKIQLRQNIAHSGHRTLAMDMKPSAFQKLATMWGRDLAFVLNVQQSRRVSAKRAAEMEQNEKLERQAEALRQAEALRQEESERHSQVERQREAAKQSQQVNQTESVKPTETVERKTQKTQTMRERIEMARRQANQNKRSGGMRI